The Vigna unguiculata cultivar IT97K-499-35 chromosome 6, ASM411807v1, whole genome shotgun sequence genome contains a region encoding:
- the LOC114187399 gene encoding soyasaponin III rhamnosyltransferase-like, producing MDSGNGKTDKPVHVAMLPWLAMGHIYPFFELAKILAEKGHRVTFINSPKNIDRIPKAPKTLQPLITLVRIPLPPTQHLQEGAESSMDIPHTKVCFLKKAFDGLREPVADLIKTSKPDWILYDFAASWVPEIARSLNILCAYYNIVPAWNICLLTPPKNQIKSNQQRCGPPKRLHLRPYELMRAYAGAKDEETGERLSVDFDKTYSSCDLFLVRSSRELEGEWLDYLAATYKVPVVPVGLLPPSMQIRDVEEEDKNPDWLTIKDWLDTQESSSVVYVGFGSELKLSQEDLSELANGIELSGLPFFWALKNLKEGVLELPEGFEERTKDRGIVWKSWAPQLKILAHGAIGGCMSHCGAGSVIEKLHFGHVLVTLPYLLDQALFSRVVEEKKVGIEVPRSEKDGSFTRDSVAKTLRFAIVEEEGISLRKNAKEMGKVFSSEELHNQYIEGFIAALHECRISSIS from the coding sequence ATGGATTCCGGCAATGGCAAAACTGATAAGCCTGTTCACGTTGCGATGCTCCCATGGCTTGCCATGGGTCACATATACCCATTTTTTGAGCTGGCCAAGATTCTTGCTGAAAAGGGTCACCGTGTCACCTTCATAAACAGCCCCAAGAACATTGACCGCATTCCCAAAGCTCCCAAAACCTTACAACCATTAATTACATTGGTGAGGATACCCTTGCCACCCACACAGCATCTTCAAGAAGGTGCAGAGAGCAGCATGGACATTCCCCACACAAAGGTATGCTTCCTTAAGAAGGCTTTTGATGGCCTCCGAGAACCTGTAGCGGACCTCATCAAAACCTCAAAGCCTGATTGGATTCTCTACGACTTTGCAGCCTCTTGGGTTCCCGAAATAGCGAGGAGCCTCAACATCCTTTGCGCATATTACAACATCGTCCCAGCCTGGAACATATGCTTACTTACTCCACCCaagaatcaaatcaaatcaaatcaacaaaGGTGTGGCCCTCCCAAGCGGCTTCATCTCAGGCCTTACGAGTTGATGAGGGCATACGCAGGTGCCAAGGATGAGGAAACAGGAGAAAGGCTTTCCGTTGATTTCGACAAGACGTATTCCAGTTGTGACTTGTTTCTTGTCAGAAGCTCCAGAGAGCTTGAGGGAGAATGGTTAGATTATCTTGCTGCTACCTACAAGGTCCCTGTGGTTCCAGTGGGGTTGCTTCCACCATCCATGCAGATAAGAGATGTTGAAGAGGAAGATAAAAACCCTGACTGGCTCACAATCAAGGACTGGTTGGATACACAAGAGTCTTCTTCAGTGGTGTACGTTGGATTTGGGAGCGAGTTGAAGCTGAGTCAGGAAGACCTCAGTGAGTTAGCCAATGGCATTGAGCTTTCTGGGTTGCCTTTCTTTTGGGCTCTGAAGAACCTGAAAGAAGGGGTACTCGAGTTGCCGGAAGGGTTTGAGGAGAGAACGAAGGATCGTGGGATTGTTTGGAAGAGTTGGGCTCCGCAGCTTAAGATCTTGGCTCACGGGGCAATTGGGGGATGCATGAGCCATTGTGGTGCTGGTTCGGTGATCGAGAAACTTCATTTTGGGCATGTGCTTGTGACCCTCCCTTATTTGCTTGACCAAGCCCTGTTTTCGAGGGTGGTAGAGGAAAAGAAAGTGGGTATTGAAGTGCCAAGGAGCGAGAAAGATGGGTCCTTTACTAGGGACTCTGTGGCCAAGACATTGAGGTTTGCAATTGTGGAGGAAGAGGGAATTAGTTTAAGGAAGAACGCAAAGGAGATGGGCAAGGTTTTCAGTTCGGAAGAACTTCATAATCAATACATTGAAGGTTTCATTGCTGCACTTCATGAGTGTAGGATTTCTTCCATCAGTTAA
- the LOC114189021 gene encoding soyasaponin III rhamnosyltransferase-like: protein MDHTVSDSDKPLHVVMFPWLAMGHVYPCFEVCKILAQKGHYATLVSTPKIIDRLPKLPQTLTPFVKLTKLPLSPHIDQNHLPQDADSTMDIPSNKLYYLKSAYDALQQPMAQLLKTSNPDWVFYDFAASWIPELAKSLHIHSAYFSPCPAWSICFFDTPKQQLGEAADNRPNPEDYYGPPKWVPFPTNIGLRPYEVRKLLEDVKVNETGASPVFDLNEANSGCDMFVIRSSRDLEQEWLDYVAEFYHKPVVPVGLLPPMQVTDSEEGDNSPDWLQIKAWLETQKASSVVYIAFGSEVKLSQENLNELALGIELSGLPFFWALRKGSVELLPDGFEDRTKDRGVVWKTWAPQPKILAHTSVGGCLTHCGSGSMIENLYFGHVLVMLPFLLDQALYSRVMEEKKVGIEIPRNPQDGSFTRTSVAKALKLAMVDDEGSAYRKNAKEMGEKFSNKDLHNQYIEDFIVSLQNSGIGINRK from the coding sequence ATGGATCACACAGTTTCAGATTCTGATAAGCCTCTTCATGTTGTGATGTTCCCATGGCTAGCCATGGGTCACGTATACCCCTGCTTCGAGGTTTGCAAGATCCTTGCACAAAAGGGTCACTATGCAACTCTGGTATCCACCCCCAAGATCATAGATCGCTTACCAAAACTCCCTCAAACCTTAACACCATTTGTTAAGCTAACCAAATTGCCCTTATCTCCCCACATCGACCAAAACCACCTCCCACAAGATGCTGACTCTACAATGGACATTCCCTCCAACAAACTCTATTACCTTAAATCAGCCTATGATGCTCTCCAACAACCTATGGCTCAACTACTCAAAACTTCAAATCCTGACTgggttttctatgattttgcAGCCAGTTGGATACCAGAACTAGCCAAAAGCCTCCACATTCACAGTGCCTATTTCAGTCCCTGCCCTGCGTGGAGCATATGCTTCTTTGACACACCAAAACAACAACTTGGTGAAGCTGCTGACAACAGACCAAACCCTGAAGACTACTATGGTCCTCCCAAGTGGGTTCCTTTCCCTACAAATATTGGCCTAAGACCGTACGAGGTGAGGAAGTTGTTAGAAGATGTGAAAGTTAACGAGACCGGTGCCTCACCTGTTTTTGATCTGAATGAGGCAAATTCTGGTTGTGACATGTTTGTGATCAGAAGCTCCAGAGATCTTGAGCAAGAGTGGTTGGATTATGTTGCCGAATTTTACCACAAGCCTGTGGTTCCTGTGGGGTTGCTTCCACCAATGCAAGTAACGGATTCTGAAGAGGGAGACAATAGCCCCGATTGGCTTCAAATCAAGGCGTGGTTAGAGACGCAGAAAGCGTCATCAGTGGTGTACATTGCGTTTGGGAGTGAGGTGAAACTGAGCCAAGAAAACCTCAATGAATTGGCTCTGGGTATTGAGCTTTCGGGTTTGCCTTTCTTCTGGGCTCTGAGGAAGGGTTCGGTTGAGTTGCTGCCAGATGGGTTCGAGGATCGGACCAAAGATCGTGGGGTTGTGTGGAAAACATGGGCACCCCAACCTAAGATCTTGGCTCATACCTCGGTCGGAGGTTGCTTGACTCACTGTGGTTCTGGTTCAATGATCGAAAATCTCTACTTTGGACACGTTCTTGTGATGTTGCCCTTCTTACTAGACCAAGCATTGTATTCGAGAGTGATGGAAGAGAAGAAAGTGGGAATCGAGATTCCGAGAAACCCGCAAGATGGATCGTTCACAAGGACCTCCGTGGCGAAGGCATTGAAATTGGCAATGGTGGACGATGAAGGAAGTGCTTACAGAAAAAATGCGAAAGAGATGGGCGAGAAATTTAGCAACAAAGACCTTCATAACCAATACATTGAAGATTTCATTGTTTCACTTCAAAATTCGGGTATAGGTATAAATAGGAAGTAA
- the LOC114189020 gene encoding 7-deoxyloganetin glucosyltransferase-like, with amino-acid sequence MDLQGGSKKPHALLIPFPSQGHINPFLKLAKLLHRRGFHITFVNTEFNHRRLLKSRGPEALNGLSDFHFEAIPDGLPPTDMDATQSIPALCDSTRNNSLLPFCNLISKLNHSHDTPPVTFIVSDGVMSFTLKASQQFGLPNIFFWTHSASGVMSYTQCNNLMERGLTPLKDASYLTNGHLDTVIDWIPGMKDITLRDLPDIYRTTDPNDILLDFVAEQTEATSRASAVILQTFDALEHDVLEALSTMFPKLYTIGPLDLLLDQTSETKSDSIKCNLWKEDSECLKWLDSQQPNSVLYVNFGSVIVMTRQQLVELAWGLSNSKRKFLWVIRSDLVEGEAPILPPEIVEETKDRALLVGWCPQEQVLKHPAVAGFLTHCGWSSTLESITNGVPLICCPFFNDQFLICRYICREWNFGIDIDSENVTRDEVEKAVNELLEGEKGKELKKNAIEWKKKAQEATSTGGSSFLNLEKLVNELLLFKS; translated from the exons ATGGATTTACAAGGAGGAAGCAAGAAGCCACATGCTCTTCTGATCCCATTTCCATCACAAGGTCACATAAATCCATTTCTGAAACTAGCGAAGCTCCTCCACAGAAGAGGCTTCCACATAACCTTCGTCAACACTGAATTCAATCACCGACGCCTCCTCAAGTCTAGAGGCCCTGAAGCCCTCAATGGCCTCTCAGATTTTCACTTTGAGGCCATTCCCGATGGTCTCCCTCCCACCGACATGGATGCAACTCAAAGCATCCCAGCTTTGTGTGACTCTACCAGAAACAACTCTTTGCTCCCCTTTTGCAACCTTATCTCAAAACTTAACCACTCTCACGATACTCCTCCAGTAACTTTTATTGTAtcagatggtgtcatgtccttCACACTCAAAGCTTCTCAGCAATTTGGGTTGCCCAACATATTCTTTTGGACTCACAGTGCTTCTGGTGTCATGAGCTACACACAATGCAACAATCTCATGGAAAGAGGCCTCACACCACTTAAAG ATGCAAGCTATTTGACTAATGGGCATCTAGACACTGTCATAGACTGGATCCCTGGCATGAAGGATATCACTCTGAGGGACCTTCCTGACATCTATCGCACCACAGATCCAAATGATATACTTTTGGACTTTGTGGCAGAACAAACCGAAGCAACTTCAAGAGCTTCCGCGGTTATTCTTCAAACTTTTGATGCCTTGGAGCATGATGTGCTGGAAGCACTCTCCACAATGTTTCCTAAACTATACACCATAGGCCCTCTGGACTTGCTCCTTGATCAAACTTCAGAGACCAAATCTGATTCAATTAAATGTAATTTGTGGAAGGAAGATTCCGAGTGTCTCAAATGGTTGGATTCACAGCAACCCAATTCCGTTCTGTATGTGAATTTTGGCAGTGTGATAGTGATGACGCGCCAACAACTTGTTGAGTTGGCCTGGGGGCTATCAAATAGCAAGAGAAAGTTTTTGTGGGTGATTAGGTCTGATTTAGTTGAGGGTGAGGCCCCAATCTTGCCACCTGAAATTGTAGAAGAAACCAAAGATAGAGCTCTGCTGGTGGGTTGGTGTCCACAGGAACAAGTTTTGAAGCATCCAGCAGTTGCAGGGTTTCTTACTCACTGTGGTTGGAGTTCCACGCTTGAAAGCATCACAAATGGGGTACCTTTGATATGTTGTCCTTTTTTCAATGATCAATTTCTTATTTGCAGGTACATTTGTCGTGAATGGAATTTTGGTATAGATATTGATAGTGAAAATGTTACGAGGGATGAAGTGGAAAAGGCTGTAAACGAGTTATTGGAAGGTGAGAAGGGTAAGGAGTTGAAGAAAAATGCAATTGAGTGGAAGAAAAAGGCACAAGAAGCTACCAGCACCGGTGGTTCATCCTTTTTGAATTTGGAAAAACTGGTTAATGAACTCTTGCTTTTCAAGAGTTAG